From the Plasmodium brasilianum strain Bolivian I chromosome 7, whole genome shotgun sequence genome, the window AGAATTTTTGCACAAACAAAAAGaagcatttttttatttgcccTCTTCTCTTTGCAAGTTCTAtcgtttaaaaaaaaaaataataaaataaaaataaaaaaaaattaaaaaaaattaaaacaaaaaaaaataaaaaaaaattaaaacaaaaaaaaataaaaaaaaattaaaaaaaaaattaaaaaaaaaaaattaaaataaaaaaaataatggaatgTATCCGTGGCAAAAAATGcgcaaaattttaaattatttttattatctctAAAATAATCATTTGTGTTTAGCATAATGCATATAAGtgacatatataaatatgcgaTATAAGGTATGTTAATCGttagtatataatatatttgtatgtatatataaatttatatatgctgCTTCGCCCACGTGATAACACAACTTTATGCTTTTTTCTTCAACCTgtatatgcaaaataaaaaaataaaaaaaaaggaaaaggataaaagaaaaaaagcgGAAGCAAATGAGAATGCAAAAGAGAAAGCGAAAGTGAAGTGGTGGCTTTACTGCGCTATATTTAAGAATTATCTTTTGTGgctcatttttatttttaggaGCGCTATAATAAGAAAGTAATGCATATatcacatacatacatacatacatacatacatacatacatacatacatacatacatacatacatacatacatacatacatacatacatacatacatacatacatacatacatacatacatacatacatatacgttcGTATGCTCGTATGGATGTATATCGtcaatatatgtatgtacttttataataaaaatttccaTATAAAAGACATCGCTTTTTTACGTAAAAAGGAGAAAAgttatgcatataaaattGTTTAGAAGGAATAAATCGAAGTATTCAAAGATCGAATTAAgtttacattatttaaacAGAATAGTAGTATGAACAAAAGAGATAAGGAAGTACTAACTTCTTCCAGCTTATTCCCTTAATTTtgtacaaaaattttaaaagcaataagagaagaaaaagaaaaaaaaaaaaaaaaaaaaaaaaagcaatacatatatacatacatatataatttattgtaaCAAAGAAgaactaataaaaatacttgtgtaataattacaaaattgAAGATGTTTCACTGGTATAATAACTAGCTTTATCATGGACCCagttgaaaataaaaatatggagGGCAGTGAACAAGCTGCAAAGGAAAAGAGGCAAAGTTGTGAGAAAGAGAAAAGTATGGAATTGTTTGATGATGATGAACATAAAAATGCAGTTATTCTATGTGAGCATGAAGATATTCATCAAAACACTCAAGGGAACTCGCACAAACATAACGGGAATGGGAAGGATATGAATGAGGTGGTTAACaggtttgaaaaaaatatactatcGAATTGTACGAGTAATTATGATAGCATTGAGGCACATGACAACATGATAAATGGTATTTTACTGCAGAATGACAATTGTGGAAAAGCTGAAACATCTTGCTGCTACCATACTGATAAGCACGTTGATTTAAGTAAGAACAACAGAAACAATTATAATACGAAGGTGGATAAAATACATCCACTTGAGGCGGAAAATGATAGTGATAATAAGAATCATTATacaattgaaaaaaaagagaaaaaaggaaatagtaatatattttataaagagCATAAAAGATATGAGTTAAACcataaatgtaataacaaATACAGTAGCAATAATAGTATTACTAGTAATTTAAgctttaaaaagaaaaaggactCTGGAGATAGTGATGATTTATCATCATCAACtggatataataaaaattataacaaggataaaaaggacaaattaaaagataaaaatataagaaattctagttattcaaattttaaagataaaAGAACTAGTTCATCTCGAAGTTCCAGTTGTGACTTCATTAAATCGAGTAGTAGAAATTccgtaaaaaaattaaatgaaaatgaacaaaaaaaaaaaaaattacgaaaAAGAAGTTACGATAGGAATAGCTTTGATAGAAATAGCTACGATAGGAAAAAAAGACACGAGAAAAGAAGGAACGAGAATAAAATCCACGAAAAGAAATACTtaaataaatgcaaatataaatacaaggAAGAATATGATAAGGGGGGAGGAAGCGGAGGAGAAGATTTAAAAAGTCCACACTATACCAAGGACTtagattattataaaaaaaaaaaagaatttcaaaaaagaaaagtgaACCTCCGGAACGAGAAAAAATATCAGCAACAGTGCAACCATGGTAGTGATAATGACGATAACGATTACGgcgatgataataatgataaggATGATGATCACTATGACGAACATTTGGGGGAAAGGGTGGTTAATGGTGGTGTTAATAAACGAAAGAGCAAGAATTTCGCAGTTTCACCGACGGATAAGGTTAATGTAAAAGAGGAGCAGTATTCGGGCACATCGTCCCTAGAAACAAGTGAGCATCGAAGCAGagcttataaaaaatataaaggtaAAAAAGTAGACTGTAGTTATTATTACACAGATGGGGAAAAAGAAGGGGGAATTTACAATTCCTGCGAGGACGTTGAAAAGTGTAAAGGTTATCCatatgggaaaaaaatattacgaaAGAGAACAAAGAGAAGCATGAGTAGGAGTGGGAGTAGGGGAAGGAGTAGGAGCAGTCATGtgtatgataaaaataaggcGGATGATCTAGAGGAGGAACAACTTGAATTACGTAAgcataagaaaaaaagggttTCCACTGATGAGGGAAATATATCTTGTGAACGAAAGAACATAAGCGAAGAAGGTCAACACATAGGGCAAAGAAATGAAATGCAAGGAAGTGGGAAACATTTACCAGATGAGGAAGCGGTGCACGAAGGGGATTTTAAGGAATTGGGACCCATAGACAGTAATAACGAAGTAGCGCATGAAGAGGTCAACTTaatgattaaaaaattattagtacAAGATAAAGATAAAGATAAAGAGAAGGAGAATGAGAAGGATAAGAAGGCGAATGAACAATCGTTGATTGCGCGGAAGGCACAAAAAAGGGAATGCAGTTATactaataaggaaaaaaatataaaatatgaaaaatattcaacTTGTGATAAGCATACAAAAGGGTACAAAAATGGAGGAAGCAAAAAGGGGTATTGCGAAAAATACGATGATAAGGATAATAGGAGTTACACTACATTTAACGAATACTGTGAGGTGGAAAATAACgaggaaaaaaattgcaataaatataaaaaaatttataacgacgaaaataattataacatacAGCGTTATTGTAGTAGTAAGAACTACGATCATAGCGAAGGGGGAAACGACAAAAATGGG encodes:
- a CDS encoding hypothetical protein (conserved Plasmodium protein), whose protein sequence is MDPVENKNMEGSEQAAKEKRQSCEKEKSMELFDDDEHKNAVILCEHEDIHQNTQGNSHKHNGNGKDMNEVVNRFEKNILSNCTSNYDSIEAHDNMINGILLQNDNCGKAETSCCYHTDKHVDLSKNNRNNYNTKVDKIHPLEAENDSDNKNHYTIEKKEKKGNSNIFYKEHKRYELNHKCNNKYSSNNSITSNLSFKKKKDSGDSDDLSSSTGYNKNYNKDKKDKLKDKNIRNSSYSNFKDKRTSSSRSSSCDFIKSSSRNSVKKLNENEQKKKKLRKRSYDRNSFDRNSYDRKKRHEKRRNENKIHEKKYLNKCKYKYKEEYDKGGGSGGEDLKSPHYTKDLDYYKKKKEFQKRKVNLRNEKKYQQQCNHGSDNDDNDYGDDNNDKDDDHYDEHLGERVVNGGVNKRKSKNFAVSPTDKVNVKEEQYSGTSSLETSEHRSRAYKKYKGKKVDCSYYYTDGEKEGGIYNSCEDVEKCKGYPYGKKILRKRTKRSMSRSGSRGRSRSSHVYDKNKADDLEEEQLELRKHKKKRVSTDEGNISCERKNISEEGQHIGQRNEMQGSGKHLPDEEAVHEGDFKELGPIDSNNEVAHEEVNLMIKKLLVQDKDKDKEKENEKDKKANEQSLIARKAQKRECSYTNKEKNIKYEKYSTCDKHTKGYKNGGSKKGYCEKYDDKDNRSYTTFNEYCEVENNEEKNCNKYKKIYNDENNYNIQRYCSSKNYDHSEGGNDKNGGLPNGRCTNELWLNKKYEGEYKIGSYDNMHEYYSDYTNIEVGPEVEFTNWTKYESNCSDKEHFSINLKFRNSSLRKFVLNNEFEYKKINSSYEKDNDVLYVKKNSIKGLSPDAKKYSNKFNAPSSIYNSENKKEDDGGQRTKLEPCYTPNNDNGNNGNSGNSYCNNCSDTGGKKRRGSRSKHSSPPNDLNAHTYGSNNINNYIKCNGSVRKGTGTDSAYMNINKHNEDYSSPNKVPCKEEKCCTNNMGKEERVGNERKKGNTTSKKNKVSGGSSSVGRSDGSRGSNVDSSSGNNNNSATTLRMGLAHDDACSLDSEKFRMYEKKNDPYSKNKEESNMHKMPQGYCKKLQGRAIEMKKEEQEEIEQQQHKQKQGERDRNYHLDEKKEDDYLKNKRSSMEDDIHSLVPNNTTYAPVNNITSITSCMKEFENLPEYIKNIINNMNSSYEMNEDIDMLNLNSVKSFRIPKFSILADHITNTNNFLKFFEKRKVAKKKWKNITRNILRQEFEILSFSVSYHVNEAKIDYITNSLKLI